The Flaviramulus sp. BrNp1-15 genome includes the window ATTAAAGTTTGTACTTCTTTTATTTTATTTAGGTTATTGGTGGCGAAAACGAGTTGCATTTACATAAAAAGTTTAGTTTTCAAAAATAATACTATAATCATTGATATGAAATAGAACAGTTTAAATATTAAAATGAAAATTTCACTTTATTTTATGATCTATATCACTTTAGAATTATTTAAAAACGTTTATATTTATAATAGATTTAAACATTAAAAGAGAACGATTATGACAGTAAACATTCAATATGTAGATGTAGATGTGAGTGAAGCACTTTCAACTTACACTAATGGTAAACTAGAAAAATTATCTAATAAGTATGAATTTTTAATAAATGCACAAGTGTATTTTAAAAAGGAAGAAAACGAACATGATAAAGGTAAAATATGTAACATAGAATTGAGCTTACCCGGACCAAGAATTTTTGCCACATCCAATGAAAAGAATTATGAAATGGCAGTTAAAGAAACTATAAACGATATAGAACGCCAACTTAAAAAGCGTAAGCAAGTTTTTAAGCCTTATTAACGATGGTGGTAGGGTTCATTTTTTAAAATAGTGAAGCCTCTATAAAGTTGTTCAATAAAAAATAAGCGAATCATTTGATGGGAAAATGTCATTTTAGATAATGATATTTTTCCATTTGCTTTTTTATAAACCTCTTCAGAAAAACCATAAGGCCCACCAATAACAAAAACCAATTGTTTTATTCCAGAATTCATATGTTTTTGTAAATATGATGAAAACCCTACAGAATCTAATTGCTTTCCGTTTTCATCTAATAAAATTAAAACATCAGTATTGTTAATTTTATTCAAAATAAGCTCGCCTTCTTTTTGTTTCTGTTGAACTTCACTTAAGTTTTTAGAATTTTTTATATCAGGAATAATTTCTAAATTAAATTTAATGTAATAACTCAAACGCTTCTTATAATCATCAATTAATGATATAAGTTGCTTATTATCAGTTTTTCCTATTGCAATAAGTTTAATAGTCATAAAAGCAAAATTACTATTTACTATTTATGAATAATGGATTTAAATAAGAAAAAATTATAAAATTGATAAATGTAAAATTTAATTAAGTAAATCAATTTCTTATTTTTGTTTCAACTAACTAATAAATACAATGATTACACAGGAGCAATTTGACACCGAGGTAAAAATGATAATTTCTAATGCCATTAGAGAAGATGTTGGAGATGGCGATCATAGTTCTTTAGCCTGTATTCCTGAAAATGCCAGAGGAAAAGCTAAACTTTTAGTTAAGGATAAAGGTATTATTGGAGGGGTTAATTTTGCTAAAAAAGTTTTTGCCTACGTTGATAAAAATTTAAAATTAGATGTGCGTATTGAAGACGGTACCGAAGTATCTTTTGGAGATATTGTAATGTATGTTGAAGGGTCTTCGCAATCTATATTAAAAGCAGAGCGTACAGTACTAAACGCTATGCAACGTATGAGTGCCATAGCAACAAAAACCAGAATGTTTGTAGATTTAGTTGAAGGCACAAAAACTAAAATTTTAGATACTCGTAAAACAACTCCAGGTATTCGTGTGTTAGAAAAATGGGCTGTTAAAATTGGAGGAGGAGAAAACCATAGATTTGCACTATACGATATGATTATGCTAAAAGATAACCATATTGATTTTGCAGGAGGTATCACTAAAGCTATAGAGTTAACTAAGCAATATTTAAAAGATACTGGTAAAGATTTAGATATAATGGTTGAAGCTAGAAATTTAATAGAAGTAGAAGAGATTTTACAAAACGATGGCGTTTATAGAATTTTACTAGATAATTTTGATTATGAAGACACAAGAAAAGCGGTTAAACTAATCGGAAATAAGTGTCTTACAGAATCTTCAGGAAATATAAACGAAACAACCATTAGACATTATGCAGAATGTGGTGTTAATTATATTTCATGTGGAGCATTAACGCACTCTGTACATAACATGGATTTAAGTTTAAAAGCTATTAAGTAGTTTTTAAACAAAAAAGGAGAAGTTTAATCTTTCTACAAAGCAATCTTAAATTTAATAACTTTGCTATAAACCTAAATGCAAATTATTAATGACTAAACCCATTGAAGACAAACTAGACAAAATCCCGGTAATTAATGTCTTGGTGCGGTTTTTAAAGCAAATTAAATTACCTGGTCTTGAAGGTTTATCTTTTTACGATTTAATAGAACTTTACATTACTGGTATTGTAAGAGGTGCCCTAACTACTCGGGCTAGTGCTATTGCTTTTAGTTTTTTTACTGCTATTTTTCCTTTTTTGTTGTTTGTAATTATTGTTATTCCCTACATACCAATTAATAATTTTCAGATTGAATTTGAACAATTTCTAAATTCATTTTTGCCACCTCAAACCTCAGAATTCTTTTTTGAAAATATATTTAGAGATATAAGTAGTAATAGCGGAGGTGGACTTATATCTTCAGTATTCTTGCTTTCCATCTTTTTAATGGCAAATGGTGTAAATGCTGTGTTTTCAGGTTTTGAAAGTTCTTATCATAGACAATTATACCGAAATGTATTTAAGCAGTATATGTATGCGTTAGGAATAGCTTTAATATTAGCATTTTTGGTGTTATTAACAGTTGCTATATTTGGGTATTTTCAAATCTATGTCATTCAACCATTATATGAGAATTTTAGTGGCGAAGTTTTCCAAAAAAACGACCAAGGATTAGGTTGGATAATTTTTGCAAAATATCTCTTTTTCGTGTTTATGGTTTATATAGCAACGGCTACGTTGTATTATTTTGGTACTAAAGAAGGTAAACATTCTAAATTTTTCTCTATAGGTGCTTTATTTACTACACTTCTCATCATATTAACATCGTATTTGTTTGGTATTTATATTGAAAACTTTAGTCAGTATAACAAGCTTTATGGTTCCATTGGAGCGCTTTTAATTTTGTTATTTTATTTATGGATGAATTCTAATATTTTATTATTAGGATATGAACTAAATGCTTCTTTAAATAAACTACGAAAAACACGTTAGTTTATGCAGTATTTCATTGATGTTATTATACCTGTTCCGCTTCAAAAGTTATTTACATATAAAATAACTCTAGCTGAATCCGATTTTTTAAAATCAGGAATGCGTGTTGCTGTGCCTTTCGGTAAATCTAAAATCTACACAGGCATTGTTTTTAAAATTCATAATGATGCACCAACGGCTTACGAAGCTAAAGAAATTCATCAAATTTTAGATGATTCATCTATTGTAAATGAAATTCAATTGCAGTTATGGCAATGGATTTCTAAATATTACATGTGTACATTGGGCGATGTGCTGCGAGCAGCATTACCTAATGCTTTTATTCTAGAAAGTGAAACTGTAATTACTAAAAATAAAGATGAAATTGATGAGTCTATTTTAAAAGACGATGAGTTTTTGGTTTACGAAGCATTACACCATCAATCATCTTTAAAAATTCATGATATCTCAAATATTCTCGATAAAAAGAATGTGCTTCCTGTAATTAAAAGGCTTATTGAAAAAGAAGCTATTTTAGTTGAAGAAGAGGTTTACGAGAAGTATAAACCAAAGTTAGTGCGTTATGTGAAGTTACATTCGAATTTTTCTTCAGAAAAAGCACTGCAAAACTTATTAGAAGATTTAGGTAGAGCGCATAAACAAAAAGAAGTTGTATTAAGCTTATTTTCAATTTCTGCAAAAACAAAAAAACCTGTAAAAGTTTCAGATTTATCTAATGAAAGTGGAGCGTCTCCAGCAATTATAAAGGCTTTGATTGATAAAGGTGTTCTGGAAGAATATCATATCCAAACAGATCGCGTTGAGTATTCGGGTGAGGATAACGAAGATTCAAAAACACTAAACGAGTATCAAGAAAAGGCTTTAAGCGACATACAAAGTTCTTTTCAAAACCATAATGTAACGTTGCTTCATGGTGTAACCTCTTCTGGTAAAACTGAAATTTATGTGAAGCTTATTGAAAATGCTTTAAACAATAATAAACAAGTGTTGTATTTGCTTCCGGAAATAGCTTTAACAACACAATTGGTTACAAGGCTTCAGAACTATTTTGGAGAAAAAGTGGCTATTTTTCACTCAAAGTATTCCTCTTATGAACGTGTTGAGGTTTGGAATAACGTTTTGCAAAATTCCGCGAAAGCACAAATAGTTTTAGGAGCACGTTCATCTATTTTTTTACCATTTAATAATTTAGGATTAATAATCGTTGATGAAGAGCATGAACAATCGTTTAAGCAGTTTGATCCTGCTCCTCGATATCATGCGCGAGATACTGCCGTTGTTTTAGCAAATATGCACCAATCAAAAATACTCTTAGGTTCTGCAACACCAAGTTTAGAGAGTTATTTTAACGCTAAGCAAAACAAATATGGTTTTGTTGAATTAATGCATCGTTATAATAATGTTTTGATGCCAGATATTGAATTGGTTGATATTAAAGATAAGCTTAAAAAGAAACGCATGAAAGGGCATTTTAGCGATAGACTTATCGAGGAAATGACTGAAACGTTAAACGATGGGCATCAAATAATATTATTTCAAAATAGACGTGGATTTTCACCCATAATTGAATGTAAAACATGTGGACATTCACCACAATGTCCAAATTGTGATGTAAGTTTAACATATCATCAATATAGAAATCAATTACGTTGCCATTATTGTGGATACAATTCTGCAATGATGCAAGATTGTATGGCTTGTGGTAGTCAGGATTTGGATAATAAAGGTTTTGGTACCGAGCAAATTGAAGAAGAGGTAAAAACATTGTTTCCAGACTATAAAGTGGCTAGAATGGATTTAGATACGACTCGCGGTAAATATGGCTACGAAAAGATAATTACAGCTTTAGAGCAACAGGAAATAGATATTTTAGTTGGTACACAAATGCTAACTAAAGGTTTAGACTTTAGAAATGTGAAGTTGGTGGGAATAATGAATGCAGATAATATGTTAAACTTTCCAGATTTTAGAGCTCACGAACGTAGTTTTCAACTCATGTTGCAAGTATCGGGTAGAGCAGGACGTACCGAAGAGCGTGGTAAGGTGTTAATTCAAACATATAATCCACATCACAATATATTACAACAAGTATCTACCAATAATTATATGGATATGTTTAACGAGCAAATGAACGATCGATATAATTATAAATACCCACCTGTTTACAAGCAGATAAAAATTACATTAAAGCATAAAGATTATAACAGAGTTGAAACAGCATCTATATGGTTTGCAAAATCTTTAAGGCAAGTATTTAAAGAAAATGTATTAGGGCCAGAATCTCCACCAATAGCTAGAATTAGAAATCAATTTCATAAAAATATTCTAGTAAAGATTCCTAAAGACCAATCTTTATCAAAAACAAAAGAAGCTATTATTAAAATAAACAATAGCTTCTCTAGTGTAAAAGATTTTCGGTCGGTTAGGGTAATTCTAAATGTCGATAACTTTTAATTTTTTCTTTAAGTTGAGTTTTAAATATTATTTAAAGCATCAACTAGTTGGGTTTTTTTGTTTCTACTTAAAGGAATTTCGTAAGCGCCAACTTCAACATTTTTACTGTTGAATCTGTCTATCTTATCAAGATTCACTATATAAGATTTATGAATTCTTAAAAATTTGCCTTCAGGTAATTCAGCTTCAAAAGCTTTCATTGTAGATAATACTACTAAGCTGTTTTCTTCAGTAACTAATTTTACATAATCACCAAGGGCTTCAATCCACTTAATATCTTTAATGTAAACTTTACGTTTTTTAAGATTACTCTTCACAAATATATGTTCACCTTCTTCTTCATTAAAGTCTAAGGTTAATCTATGTTGTTCTAAAGCCTTGTCTACAGAGGTGTTAAAACGTTCTCTTGTAATTGGCTTGTGTAAATAATCGGTAGCATCATAGTTAAATGCTTTAAACGCATATTCCGTTTTACCAGTTACAAATATAATTTGGGGTTTTTTGTTTAATACGTCTAAAAGTTCAAATCCGTTTAGCACTGGCATTTCAATGTCTAAAAAAATTAAATCAACTTGATGCGTATTTAAACCATTCTTAGTTTCTAAAGCACTACTATACTCTGCTATAAGGTTTAGAGAAGGGTGATTCTCGACTAACTTAACAATAGAGAGGCGTTGTATTGCTGAATCGTCTACTACTACACAGTTTAAAGTCATAACATTTTATATTATTTCGGTTAAGATATCGACAATAGTACAAAAAATTCGGCTAAAAACCAAAAATCATCGGTGAAACGTTTGTTTTAACATAATTTTAACATTTTAGTCTAGCTAATTTTATGCTACAATTAAAAGGAAGATATAGTTGTGTAATATACAAATATTATTTATTTTTGCAGCCAATTTTTAACAATAAAATAGATTTTTATGAATCATTATGAAACTGTTTTCATCTTAAATCCCGTTTTATCTGAAGATCAGATAAAGGAAACAGTAAAGAAATACGAAGATTTTCTTGTTTCTAACGGCGCTAAGATGGTAGCAAAAGAAGATTGGGGGCTAAAAAAATTAGCATACCCAATACAAAACAAGAAAAGTGGTTTTTATCACTTATTTGAATACACCGTACCAGGTGAGGTAATTAATGCTTTAGAATTAGAGTTTAGACGTGATGAGCGTTTCATGCGTTATTTAACAGTCGCGTTAGATAAGCACGCTATTTCATGGGCAGAGAGAAGAAGAGAAAAACTTAAAGTAAAAGCTTAATTATGTCATCAATAGAACAACAGTCAAAAGGAAAAAAAGACGGTGAAATTAGATATTTAACGCCGCTTAACATTGAAACTAATAAGCAAAAGAAATATTGTCGTTTCAAAAAATCTGGAATTAAATATATAGATTATAAAGATCCAGATTTCTTATTAAAGTTTGTAAACGAGCAAGGTAAAATTTTACCAAGACGTTTAACAGGAACTTCATTAAAGTATCAAAGAAAAGTGTCTGTAGCTGTAAAAAGAGCACGTCATTTAGCATTGATGCCTTATGTAGCAGATTTATTAAAATAAAATACCGATAACAATGGAACTTATATTAAAACAAGACGTTGAAAATTTAGGATTTAAAGACGATGTTGTAACAGTTAAGAACGGTTATGGTAGAAATTTTTTAATTCCTCAAGGACAAGCAATTTTAGCTACAGTATCTGCTAAAAAAGTATTAGCAGAAAACTTAAAGCAAAGAGCTTTTAAAGAAAAGAAAATAGTTGATGATGCTAATAAAATTGCAGAAGCAATCAAAGCATTAGAAATTAAAATACCAGCTAAAGTTGGTGTAGGCGATAAATTATTTGGATCTGTAAATAACATTGATATTGCAGCTGCTTTAGAAAAAGAAGGTCAAGAAATAGATAAAAAATTCATTACAGTTACTACTGTAAAGCGTTTAGGTAAATATACAGCAGTTGTACGTTTACACAGAGAAGTATCTGTTGACTTAGAGTTTGAAGTTATAGCACAAGCTAATTAATTAGCTAACAAATAGTTAATAAATAGTTTAAATAAAGTTAAGCCACTCTTTTGAGTGGCTTTTTTTTGTATTATTTTTGCTGTTAAATTTATTATGTAAGCATAATATTAAATAGACTAACTCAAAAAAATATTCAAAAATGAAAAAAACAAGCCTAGTAATTTTCTTTTTATTTTTTGGTTTAATAGCTTTTTCACAAGTTACAACATCAAACATTAAAGGGTTAATTTTAGATGAAACTTCTGCGCCTCTTCCGGGTGCTAATGTAGTTGCAATTCATACTCCAACAGGAACGAAGTATGGAGCAGCAACAAACTTTGACGGTAGATATAACTTATTAAACCTAAGAGTTGGTGGACCTTACTCGATTACTATAAGTTATGTTGGTTACAAAGAGCAATCTTATAACGATGTGTATTTAACTTTAGGAAAAACACAAAACCTTGATGTAACAATGGTAGCAGATAGTGAACAACTTGATGCTGTAGTTATTCAAGGAGGACAAAGTACGGGTACTTTTGGAAGTGATAGAACCGGAGCCGAAACTAGTGTAGGAAGACGAGAACTTACGCGTTTACCAACAATATCTAGGTCTGCTGCAGATTTTACTAGATTAGAGCCTACAGCTAGTGGGAATTCTTTTGGGGGTAGAAACGATCAGTATAACAACTTCTCTTTAGATGGAGCGATTTTTAATAATCCTTTTGGATTGGATGCACCAACTCCTGGAGGACAAACAGATGCGCAGCCTATATCTTTAGATGCTATTGATCAAATTTCTGTTTCTACTGCACCTTATGATGTTACTCAATCTGGTTTTACAGGTGCATCTGTAAATGCTGTAACTAAAAGTGGTACAAATGAATTTCATGGTACAGTTTACGGATTTACTAGAAATGAATCTATGACTGGTAAAAAAATTAAAGGAGATGAAGTTACTAGACCAGATTTAAACCAAACACAATACGGGTTGAGTATTGGTGGACCAATTGTAAAAAATAAATTATTCTTTTTTGCAAATTTTGAAAAAGACGAAAGAGATGATTTAGGTACAAACGGTTGGGTACCAAATACAGGTTCTGGTGCTATAAATGAATCTAGAGTTTCAGATACAGATTTAATGGCTGTACAAAGCGCATTGGCTACTTTAGGATATAATACAGGAGCATATCAAGGATTTACTTATGGTTCAGAGTCAACAAAAGGTATCGTTAAGTTAGACTGGAATGTAAATGATAATAATAGATTAGCTATAATTTATAACTGGTTAGATGCTTCAAAAGAAAAGCCAGCACATCCAACAGCTATTCAACCAAGAGGGCCTAATTTTACAACTTTACAGTTTGAAAATTCTGGTTATCAAATAAATAATAAATTACAGTCTGTTCAACTTGAATTGAACTCTACATTATCAGAATCATCAACTAATAAATTGCAAATTGGATACACGCATTTTGATGATTTTAGAAATCCGTTGTCTGTTCCTGCGCCTTCATTTATTATTCAAGATGGTGCTGGTTTAAATTATATAATTGCTGGTCACGAACCATTTTCAATTAATAATACATTAGATCAAAAAGTTTTCCAATTTTCAAACAATTTAAATATTGTTAAAGGAGATCATAATTATACAATTGGTTTTTCTTTTGAAAAATTTGAGTTCGATAACTCTTTTAATTTAGGAGTTTATGGTGCTGCTGGTGTTTTCTTCCCACAATACGGAAGTGTTGCCGATTTCTTAGCCGATGCTGGTCCAGGAGGAGGAGTAGCAACCGCACTTAGTGATGCTACTGCGGCTCATAACGCTCTAGAAGCGAATGGTGATGGTGTTGCAGGTGGTTGGGCGCTTGCTGAAACTAATGTTGGTCAACTTGCTTTTTATGTTCAAGACGAGTGGAACGTAAATGAAAACTTTAAACTAACTTACGGTGTGCGTTTTGATAAACCATTATTTTTTGACTCAGCTCAAAAAGCACAAGAACTTATAGATAGAAACTGTTGTGTAGACCCTAGTATTCCTTACTATAATCCAAATAATGGAGAAACGGTATTTATAGATAATACTAAAATGCCAAATAACGACTGGTTAATTTCTCCAAGAATCGGTTTTAACTATGATGTTAATGGAGATGATACGTTTCAATTACGTGGAGGTTCAGGTTTATTTACAGGACGTTTCCCATTTGTGTGGTTAGGAAACCAAATTGCAAATCCTAATTCATTTTTCTTAACAGCAGTAGATCCAGATTATAAATTCCCACAAGTTTGGAGAACTAACATTGGTGCAGATAAACGTTTAGAAAATGGTTTAATCTTAACAGCAGATGTATCTTTTACTAAAGATATTAATGGAGCTCATGTACAAAACTGGGGGTTAAGAAATCCAACAGGAACATTAAATGCGCCAGGAGATAATAGACCGGTTTATACAAGTGCAGATGTAGGAAATAGTGCTTATATATTTACTAATTCTGATAAAGGACGTATTTGGAATGCTTCTTTAAAAGCACAAAAAACGTTCGATAACGGTTTGTATACAATGCTTGCTTATAGTTACTTAAATGCTAAAGATGTAAACTCTATTGAGGCAGAAATTACAAGTGACGCATTCGATTTTAATCCAAACTTAGGAAATGCTAATGACGATGTTTTATCATATTCTAAATATGGAGATACACACCGTTTTATTGGTGTAGCTAGTAAAAAATGGAGTTATGGAAACGATAAATGGGGAACCACTTTATCAACTTTCTTTGAATATGCTCAAGGAGGACGTTTTAATTATACATATGCTGGTAATATAAACGGAGATAGTTCTTTCCAAAATAACGATCTTATTTATGTACCAACTTCTGGAGAAGTACAACAAATGCAATTTTCTGGAGCAGGACAAGCAGAGGCATTCGAAGCTTATATTCAACAAGATGATTATTTAAGTGGAAGAAGAGGTCAATATGCAGAGCGCTATGGTGCTTTAGCTCCTTGGAGAGGTCGTTGGGATATTAAGTTTTTACAAGACTATAACATTAAAGTATCTGATGATAAAACCAATACGATTCAATTTAGTATTGATATCTTGAATTTTGGAAACTTATTAAACTCTAATTGGGGAGTTGTAGAACAACCTAACAATGTGTCTCCAATTTCGGTTGATGCTTCAGGAAGTACTCCAGTGTATACTTTTAATCCTAGTTTAACTGATACTTTTGGTTTTGATGCAAGTTTAGCATCAAGATGGCAAGCTCAAGTAGGTTTACGTTATATTTTCTAAGAGAAAACCATATATATTCTTAAATTTGCGCTCCTAATTAAGGGGCGCATTTTTTTTAGTGAAACTGAACTTTTATATGGCTGAAAGACATTATAAAAGTTTTTAGTAGAACTAATCCTAGCGTAGGGCAGGATCTCATAAAATTGATTTTTAAATAAATTATGAAGTATAGAAGACTTACAAAAGAACAATTTGAAGAATTACATCAGGAATTTATTAACTTTTTGGCTACACAATCTATAACACATGAAGAGTGGACAAATTTAAAAGTTAACAAACCAGAATTAGCCGAAACAGAGTTGGATGTATTTAGCGATTTAATTTGGGAAGGTGTTTTAAATAAAGCAGAATATTTAGAGCATATTTCGCCCCAGCATATGTATTTATTTCATTTAGATGAAGATAAAATGCATGCTTTAGTTGTTAATTTAAAAAACGATGTAGATATTACTACAACTGAAGGTTATAATTGGTTGCGTGAAAATTTGATGGATGAAAATGTAGAATTTTTGCAAGCCGATAAAGAGTATACCGAAGATAAGAACTTAGATAAATTCACAATGATTGAGCAAGGTGCAGTTATTACCAAAGGCGATTTATATAAGTATTTTGATAAGTTGATAAATTAGTAACCGTCAATGCGAGGAGGTACGACGAAGCAATCTTTTTATTAAAAACCTCGCAAAAACGTTTTCATTATATATTTTTGTCATTCCGCACGTAATGCGGAATCCATTAATCACTAAAACACTATTACCACTAAATGGCTCAAAAACCAAGCATTCCAAAAGGTACCAGAGATTTTAATCCAGAACAAGTAGCAAAGCGTAATTATATATTTAATACGATTCGCAGTGCTTTTGAAACTTTTGGATTTCAACCTATTGAAACCCCAAGTTTTGAAAATTCAGATACCTTAATGGGAAAATATGGTGATGAAGGAGATCGTTTGATTTTTAAGATTTTGAATAGCGGAGATTATTTGGCTAAAGCAAATGAAGATGCTTATAATGAAAAAGATTCTAATAAATTAACTAATAGTATCTCAGAAAAAGCTTTGCGTTACGATTTAACCGTTCCTTTTGCGCGTTACGTAGTGCAACATCAAAATGAGATAGAATTTCCTTTTAAACGTTATCAAATACAACCAGTTTGGCGAGCAGACAGACCACAAAAAGGTCGTTTTAGAGAGTTTTATCAATGTGATGCCGATGTGGTTGGTAGTAAAAGTTTATGGCAAGAGGTTGAGTTTATTCAACTGTATGACACGGTTTTTACTGCTTTGAAATTAGAAGACGTTACGATTAAAATAAACAATAGAAAAATATTATCTGGAATTGCAGAGGTTATTGGTGCAAGCGATAAATTGATTGATTTTACAGTTGCACTTGATAAGCTTGATAAGATAGGAGAGGAGAAGGTTAAGGAAGAAATGCTAAGTAAAGATATTCCACAATCGGGAATCGATAAATTGGCGCCTTTATTTACTTTGTCTGGTTCTTTTGAATCACAAATTGAAAGTTTAAAAGGTATTTTAAATACTTCTGAAGAAGGAAAAAAAGGTATTGAGGAATTAGAATTTATTAATAATGCTATTTCACAATTAGGTTTAACAACTGCAACGTTACAGTTAGATGTTACACTTGCACGTGGTTTAAATTATTATACAGGAGCCATTTTTGAAGTTTCTGCACCAAAAGAAGTACAAATGGGCTCTATTGGTGGCGGTGGTCGTTATGACGATTTAACCAGTATTTTTGGAAGACCAGATACAAGTGGAGTTGGTATTAGTTTCGGTTTAGATCGTATTTATTTAGTTCTTGAAGAATTAGGTTTATTTCCAGAAACGGTAAATAAAAATGTTGAGGTTTTATTCATAAATTTTGGAGATAAAGAAGCACTATTTAGTTTAAAAGCTATTAAGCAATTACGTTTACAAGGTATTAATGCCGAATTATATCCTGATGCTGCTAAAATGAAAAAGCAAATGAATCATGCAAATAAGCGTAATATTCCGTTTGTAGTTTTAGTAGGCGAGGAGGAAATAAATTCTAGTACTTATGCACTAAAGAATATGATTTCTGGTGAGCAAAATAAAGTTTCACTTGAAGGTTTAATAAATCATTTAAAATAAAAAAAGTCCTGAAAATTAATTCAGGACTTTTAAAATAATATTAAGTTTTATCAATTACTCTTTACAAATCTTTTTACAATTTTTTGATTTTCAATATTTACTTCTATAAAGTAAACACCAACCTGTAAATTATTAACAGAAACTTCTTTAGTTGTTTTACCTGTTTTCACTATTTTTCCAAGTGTGCTTATTATTCTGTATGAGATT containing:
- a CDS encoding YihY/virulence factor BrkB family protein; protein product: MTKPIEDKLDKIPVINVLVRFLKQIKLPGLEGLSFYDLIELYITGIVRGALTTRASAIAFSFFTAIFPFLLFVIIVIPYIPINNFQIEFEQFLNSFLPPQTSEFFFENIFRDISSNSGGGLISSVFLLSIFLMANGVNAVFSGFESSYHRQLYRNVFKQYMYALGIALILAFLVLLTVAIFGYFQIYVIQPLYENFSGEVFQKNDQGLGWIIFAKYLFFVFMVYIATATLYYFGTKEGKHSKFFSIGALFTTLLIILTSYLFGIYIENFSQYNKLYGSIGALLILLFYLWMNSNILLLGYELNASLNKLRKTR
- the priA gene encoding primosomal protein N': MQYFIDVIIPVPLQKLFTYKITLAESDFLKSGMRVAVPFGKSKIYTGIVFKIHNDAPTAYEAKEIHQILDDSSIVNEIQLQLWQWISKYYMCTLGDVLRAALPNAFILESETVITKNKDEIDESILKDDEFLVYEALHHQSSLKIHDISNILDKKNVLPVIKRLIEKEAILVEEEVYEKYKPKLVRYVKLHSNFSSEKALQNLLEDLGRAHKQKEVVLSLFSISAKTKKPVKVSDLSNESGASPAIIKALIDKGVLEEYHIQTDRVEYSGEDNEDSKTLNEYQEKALSDIQSSFQNHNVTLLHGVTSSGKTEIYVKLIENALNNNKQVLYLLPEIALTTQLVTRLQNYFGEKVAIFHSKYSSYERVEVWNNVLQNSAKAQIVLGARSSIFLPFNNLGLIIVDEEHEQSFKQFDPAPRYHARDTAVVLANMHQSKILLGSATPSLESYFNAKQNKYGFVELMHRYNNVLMPDIELVDIKDKLKKKRMKGHFSDRLIEEMTETLNDGHQIILFQNRRGFSPIIECKTCGHSPQCPNCDVSLTYHQYRNQLRCHYCGYNSAMMQDCMACGSQDLDNKGFGTEQIEEEVKTLFPDYKVARMDLDTTRGKYGYEKIITALEQQEIDILVGTQMLTKGLDFRNVKLVGIMNADNMLNFPDFRAHERSFQLMLQVSGRAGRTEERGKVLIQTYNPHHNILQQVSTNNYMDMFNEQMNDRYNYKYPPVYKQIKITLKHKDYNRVETASIWFAKSLRQVFKENVLGPESPPIARIRNQFHKNILVKIPKDQSLSKTKEAIIKINNSFSSVKDFRSVRVILNVDNF
- the nadC gene encoding carboxylating nicotinate-nucleotide diphosphorylase, with translation MITQEQFDTEVKMIISNAIREDVGDGDHSSLACIPENARGKAKLLVKDKGIIGGVNFAKKVFAYVDKNLKLDVRIEDGTEVSFGDIVMYVEGSSQSILKAERTVLNAMQRMSAIATKTRMFVDLVEGTKTKILDTRKTTPGIRVLEKWAVKIGGGENHRFALYDMIMLKDNHIDFAGGITKAIELTKQYLKDTGKDLDIMVEARNLIEVEEILQNDGVYRILLDNFDYEDTRKAVKLIGNKCLTESSGNINETTIRHYAECGVNYISCGALTHSVHNMDLSLKAIK
- the hpf gene encoding ribosome hibernation-promoting factor, HPF/YfiA family, with protein sequence MTVNIQYVDVDVSEALSTYTNGKLEKLSNKYEFLINAQVYFKKEENEHDKGKICNIELSLPGPRIFATSNEKNYEMAVKETINDIERQLKKRKQVFKPY
- the rpsF gene encoding 30S ribosomal protein S6 — protein: MNHYETVFILNPVLSEDQIKETVKKYEDFLVSNGAKMVAKEDWGLKKLAYPIQNKKSGFYHLFEYTVPGEVINALELEFRRDERFMRYLTVALDKHAISWAERRREKLKVKA
- the rlmH gene encoding 23S rRNA (pseudouridine(1915)-N(3))-methyltransferase RlmH — translated: MTIKLIAIGKTDNKQLISLIDDYKKRLSYYIKFNLEIIPDIKNSKNLSEVQQKQKEGELILNKINNTDVLILLDENGKQLDSVGFSSYLQKHMNSGIKQLVFVIGGPYGFSEEVYKKANGKISLSKMTFSHQMIRLFFIEQLYRGFTILKNEPYHHR
- the rpsR gene encoding 30S ribosomal protein S18; this encodes MSSIEQQSKGKKDGEIRYLTPLNIETNKQKKYCRFKKSGIKYIDYKDPDFLLKFVNEQGKILPRRLTGTSLKYQRKVSVAVKRARHLALMPYVADLLK
- a CDS encoding LytTR family DNA-binding domain-containing protein, giving the protein MTLNCVVVDDSAIQRLSIVKLVENHPSLNLIAEYSSALETKNGLNTHQVDLIFLDIEMPVLNGFELLDVLNKKPQIIFVTGKTEYAFKAFNYDATDYLHKPITRERFNTSVDKALEQHRLTLDFNEEEGEHIFVKSNLKKRKVYIKDIKWIEALGDYVKLVTEENSLVVLSTMKAFEAELPEGKFLRIHKSYIVNLDKIDRFNSKNVEVGAYEIPLSRNKKTQLVDALNNI
- the rplI gene encoding 50S ribosomal protein L9 — its product is MELILKQDVENLGFKDDVVTVKNGYGRNFLIPQGQAILATVSAKKVLAENLKQRAFKEKKIVDDANKIAEAIKALEIKIPAKVGVGDKLFGSVNNIDIAAALEKEGQEIDKKFITVTTVKRLGKYTAVVRLHREVSVDLEFEVIAQAN